In Streptomyces violaceusniger Tu 4113, one DNA window encodes the following:
- a CDS encoding acyl carrier protein, with product MNAHTTVNNHTPGDAGPQGDGSAMQTEKSETALDGAALHQALAIATAEEREDILRETVRTQLADILAPAVVDDDSNFLENGLTSLTALELTRNLMTLTDVEIPLVAILEYPTPAQLGHYLAEAYAAVNSGDDATA from the coding sequence ATGAACGCACACACCACCGTCAACAACCACACCCCCGGCGACGCCGGCCCTCAAGGAGACGGATCCGCGATGCAGACGGAGAAGAGCGAGACCGCACTGGACGGGGCGGCGCTGCACCAGGCGCTCGCCATCGCCACGGCCGAGGAGCGCGAGGACATCCTGCGGGAGACCGTACGGACGCAGCTCGCCGACATCCTGGCACCCGCCGTGGTGGACGACGACAGCAACTTCCTGGAGAACGGGCTCACTTCGCTGACCGCTCTCGAACTCACCCGCAATCTGATGACGCTCACCGACGTGGAGATCCCCCTCGTCGCCATTCTGGAGTACCCCACCCCCGCCCAGCTCGGCCACTACCTCGCCGAGGCGTACGCCGCGGTCAACTCCGGTGACGACGCCACGGCCTAG
- a CDS encoding NAD(P)/FAD-dependent oxidoreductase — MTEPKHGIVLGGGWAGMLAAHVLARHLERVTVVERDVLPDGPRHRKGSPQGRHVHVLWSSGARIVDTLLPGMIDQLLDAGARRIGFHQDLVTLTSHGWQHRFPPRQYALMCTRPFLDWKVRDRVLATGRIALRQRAEILDLVGDAKRVTGLRVRDMDTGAQETLAADLVIDASGRGSRLRHWLSALEVPPLEEDIVDAGIAYATRVYQAPPGAAAGFPAVNVAADHRLREPGRFGVVYPQEDGTWMVTLSCTRGAGLPAHDDDFLPYARTLRHPLVADLIDLAKPLTSVAVSRVGANRRLYPERLDIWPEGLLVLGDALAAFNPIYGHGMSSAARAAAALDTELQRSGTDAGATRRAQQAISATVDDPWIMAASKDVEYVNCRMSATDPRLTGGAVTRQRFSDLISDRSIRSSAVCDVVTDVISLTAPQSELASSGFLSLMHKDRVLPELTEPPLTAEELALVNLTPRSTVSAGGS, encoded by the coding sequence ATGACCGAACCCAAGCACGGAATCGTTCTGGGCGGAGGCTGGGCGGGAATGCTGGCTGCCCATGTGCTGGCCCGCCATCTGGAGCGCGTCACCGTCGTGGAGCGCGATGTGCTGCCGGACGGCCCCCGGCACCGTAAGGGATCGCCGCAGGGACGCCATGTCCATGTGCTGTGGTCCAGCGGTGCGCGCATCGTGGACACGCTGCTGCCGGGCATGATCGACCAACTGCTCGACGCGGGCGCCCGACGGATCGGATTCCACCAGGACCTGGTGACCTTGACGTCCCACGGCTGGCAACACCGCTTTCCACCGCGGCAGTACGCCCTGATGTGCACCCGCCCCTTCCTGGACTGGAAGGTCCGCGACCGCGTTCTGGCCACCGGGCGGATCGCCTTACGTCAGCGCGCCGAGATCCTCGATCTGGTCGGCGACGCCAAACGGGTCACCGGGCTCCGGGTGCGCGACATGGACACCGGTGCGCAGGAAACGCTGGCGGCCGATCTGGTGATCGACGCCTCCGGGCGCGGTTCCCGGCTCCGGCACTGGCTGTCGGCGCTGGAGGTGCCGCCGCTGGAGGAGGACATCGTCGACGCGGGCATCGCGTACGCCACCCGCGTGTACCAGGCGCCGCCGGGGGCCGCCGCCGGATTCCCCGCCGTCAACGTGGCCGCCGACCACCGGCTGCGCGAGCCGGGCCGGTTCGGGGTGGTGTATCCGCAGGAGGACGGCACCTGGATGGTGACCCTGTCGTGCACCCGGGGCGCCGGACTGCCCGCGCACGACGACGACTTCCTGCCCTACGCCCGGACGCTGCGCCATCCGCTGGTCGCCGATCTCATCGACCTCGCGAAGCCGCTGACCTCGGTGGCCGTCTCGCGTGTCGGCGCCAACCGGCGGCTGTATCCGGAGCGGCTGGACATCTGGCCGGAGGGGCTGCTGGTGCTCGGCGACGCGCTGGCCGCGTTCAACCCCATCTACGGCCATGGGATGAGCTCCGCGGCTCGGGCCGCCGCCGCGCTGGACACCGAACTGCAGCGGTCCGGGACCGACGCGGGAGCGACCCGCCGGGCCCAGCAGGCGATCAGCGCCACCGTGGACGATCCTTGGATCATGGCCGCGTCCAAGGATGTGGAGTACGTCAACTGCCGGATGAGCGCGACGGATCCGCGGCTGACGGGCGGGGCCGTGACCCGGCAGCGCTTCTCCGATCTGATCTCCGACCGGTCGATCCGTTCCTCGGCGGTGTGTGATGTGGTGACCGATGTCATCAGCCTGACCGCCCCGCAGTCCGAGCTGGCGTCCAGCGGTTTTCTGTCGCTCATGCACAAGGACCGGGTCCTTCCGGAGCTCACCGAGCCGCCGCTGACCGCCGAGGAGCTCGCGCTGGTGAATCTGACGCCGCGCAGCACGGTGAGTGCGGGCGGCTCATGA
- a CDS encoding nuclear transport factor 2 family protein, protein MADEATLKKMALEYARRMNAGDVEAVLELFSDDVVFEDPVGAPPLIGKDALRGHIAWSIECQVHETPGRPVTSMDGRRVAVPTTVTVYAPAKLTFSIIGVIELGDDGLVHHAQAFWGITDTKVGDGPELSGVAHFMAVTQNLAKMVQAKGSPSPM, encoded by the coding sequence ATGGCCGATGAGGCGACCCTCAAGAAGATGGCCCTGGAATACGCACGGCGGATGAACGCCGGTGATGTCGAGGCCGTATTGGAGCTGTTCTCGGACGACGTCGTCTTCGAAGACCCGGTCGGCGCGCCCCCGCTCATCGGAAAGGACGCCCTTCGCGGACACATCGCCTGGTCCATCGAATGCCAGGTGCACGAGACCCCGGGCCGTCCGGTCACCTCGATGGACGGCCGCAGGGTGGCGGTGCCGACCACGGTCACGGTGTACGCACCGGCGAAGCTCACCTTCAGCATCATCGGCGTGATCGAACTCGGTGATGACGGTCTGGTCCATCACGCCCAGGCGTTCTGGGGCATCACGGATACGAAAGTGGGCGACGGCCCCGAACTCAGCGGTGTCGCGCATTTCATGGCGGTCACCCAGAACCTCGCCAAGATGGTCCAGGCCAAGGGCAGCCCCAGTCCGATGTAA
- a CDS encoding nuclear transport factor 2 family protein: MIDERSRKKLILEHSRRMNAADIDGLLELYADEVTFEDPVGSGRRTGRDALREHFEELAAAGISEIPGEPVAGQDGVHVLVPVTATMDYLPKGPGFAERGWLTAPDTPEDSRITWDYVLMMRAGAGGLIQELQMFWGRSDIDITG, translated from the coding sequence GTGATTGATGAGCGAAGCCGGAAGAAGCTCATCCTCGAGCACAGCCGCCGGATGAACGCCGCGGATATCGACGGGCTTCTCGAACTCTACGCGGACGAGGTCACTTTCGAGGATCCGGTCGGATCGGGGCGCAGGACCGGGCGGGACGCCCTTCGTGAGCATTTCGAGGAGCTCGCCGCGGCGGGTATCAGCGAGATTCCCGGTGAGCCGGTCGCGGGGCAGGACGGTGTGCATGTCCTGGTGCCGGTGACGGCCACCATGGACTATCTGCCCAAAGGCCCCGGATTCGCCGAGCGCGGCTGGCTGACGGCCCCGGACACCCCGGAGGACTCCCGCATCACCTGGGACTACGTCCTGATGATGCGCGCGGGGGCCGGCGGTCTCATTCAGGAACTGCAGATGTTCTGGGGGAGGTCGGACATTGACATCACCGGCTGA
- a CDS encoding type I polyketide synthase — protein sequence MTDDEKLRSYLKRATADLRLARRQLREVEDRAREPIAIIGMACHFPGDVANPEDLWRVVDEGVDVISSFPEDRGWDLENLYDPDPEHAGTSSAREGGFLRDVADFDAEFFGINPREAAAMDPQQRLLLETAWEAFERAGLTREALSGSGTGVFTGVDSYHYLSLIGQTTGDSAGYVATGNLGSVVSGRVSYSFGLEGPAVTVDTACSSSLVATHLAVQALRQDECSLALAGGVTVMATPGGFTEFSRQRALSPDGRCKAFAAAADGTGFSEGVGLVLLERLSDARRNGHRVLAVIRGSAVNQDGASNGLTAPNGPSQQRVIRQALANAGLAPSEVDAVEAHGTGTTLGDPIEAQALLATYGQDRPEGRPLWLGSVKSNIGHTQAAAGVASIIKIVEALRHGVLPASLHIDEPTPHVDWGAGAVRLLTEPVEWAANGRPCRAGVSSFGISGTNAHLILEQAPEPAEAAPAPDTSPGSVAADGVVPWVVSGRGREALRGQATALTERVTADPQLTPADVGWSLISTRSVFDHRAVIIGQHRHELLAGLNALATGNTHPALIEPDTTTTTGSMGPVLVFPGQGSQWLGMGAGLLDTSPPFATRITECEQALTPHIDWSLTDVLRGGINAADLARVDVVQPVLWAVMVSLAAVWDHHGVIPAAVVGHSQGEIAAACVAGALSLDEGARIVALRAHALRRLTGHGAMASLTINHHHAREFLTDLGKPAHQVGIAAVNGPGSVVVSGPPEQVAHTVSACEETGRRARLIDVDYASHSAQVDVIAEELHELLAGVKPVPGHVAFYSTVTGTRMDTSGLDTDYWVTNLREQVRFADAVQALLDDGHRVFIEASTHPVLTIGMQETFEEAGVPAAAVPTLRRDHGDQAQLMRSVAQAFTAGVTVDWTRWFPADPTPRAIDLPTYAFQRERYWLDGAGGPGGDPADLGLTSAGHPLLGAAVELADGTTHVLTGRLSARSHPWLAEHVVAGAVLAPGAVLVEWALRAADEVGCGGVEELALQVPLALPESGGLRVQVVVGAAAEDGRREVRMYSRPDRLGGPDRPGGPGLALDSGPDAGWVCHAVGVLAPAAEDPAPVEGLGGVWPPPGAEPLDVGAFYEQVMAAGYGYGPAYQGLTAAWRHGRDVLAEVALPDAAGGRDGFGIHPALLDAALHPSLLMDRPEGQEDDGQVWLPFAWNGVSLWATGAATVRVRLSRDEERQSLRLTVADTVGAPVLTVDSLVTRPAATDRLRTAAAARAVDGLYTLDWTPLPVPATTPSPTSVVGEDGWVVLGEDRLGLVEPVAAGVGPDATVCHPDLEALIAAVDAGEPAPAVVLAHPYVAEGGQGDGLGATEELLGLVQSWLRRPALADARLVVVTRGAMAAGGPGDHIDNTGDTALDPSGAGAWGLIRSAQSENPGRFVLLDLDEGREGLVAAVVRAIESHEPQVALRDGRVLVPRMVRATAAPAATAMPATTATPGPAVDGRDEQEKTPGLDAHGTVLITGGTGTLGALVAEHLVRNWGVGHLLLVSRSGPEAAGADELTDRLAELGAQVRIAAVDATDPDAVAALVAGVDAAHPLTGVVHAAGVLDDAVLTTQTPERLARVWRPKATAAAHLHAATAELPLSLFVMFSSTAGTLGASGQSNYAAANAYCDALAARRRALGLPGLSVAWGLWAEASGMTGHLGEADRARMAQSGIGAMSSERALGLLDAAVRHGHHHLIAIDLDVRALAGQPALTLPAPLRALTGGGTARRTAATARPHTDWAGHLAALPLEEQRRTLLSLVLTHAAAALGHSDPGRIQTERGFLELGFDSLTAIELRNRLTAVTGLRLATTLIFDHPNPAALAAHLHMELAPEDVDPLAPMLGEIDRMESALLSVAQDEAAREALLKRLQSTLSKLGALHGGGTEEGPAAGRIQDATADEIFQFIDQDLGRSDSNGEHAHGGTR from the coding sequence ATGACGGATGACGAGAAGCTCCGCAGCTATCTCAAGCGGGCGACCGCCGATCTGCGTCTGGCCAGGCGGCAGTTGCGCGAGGTCGAGGACCGCGCCCGGGAGCCCATCGCCATCATCGGGATGGCCTGCCACTTCCCCGGCGATGTGGCGAACCCCGAGGACCTGTGGCGGGTGGTGGACGAGGGCGTGGATGTCATTTCCTCGTTTCCCGAGGACCGTGGCTGGGACCTGGAGAACCTCTACGACCCTGACCCGGAGCACGCCGGCACCAGCAGCGCCCGCGAGGGCGGGTTTCTGCGCGATGTGGCCGATTTCGACGCCGAGTTCTTCGGGATCAACCCGCGTGAGGCCGCGGCGATGGATCCGCAGCAGCGGCTTCTGCTGGAGACGGCGTGGGAGGCGTTCGAGCGCGCGGGGCTGACGCGGGAGGCGCTGAGCGGCAGCGGCACCGGGGTGTTCACCGGGGTGGACTCGTACCACTATCTGTCGCTCATCGGTCAGACGACCGGCGACTCGGCGGGCTATGTGGCCACCGGGAACCTCGGCAGCGTGGTCTCGGGCCGGGTGTCGTACTCGTTCGGCCTGGAGGGGCCCGCTGTCACGGTGGACACGGCGTGCTCGTCGTCCCTGGTGGCCACGCATCTGGCGGTGCAGGCCCTGCGGCAGGACGAGTGTTCGCTGGCCCTCGCGGGCGGGGTGACGGTGATGGCCACGCCCGGTGGGTTCACCGAGTTCTCGCGTCAGCGCGCGCTGTCCCCGGACGGTCGGTGCAAGGCGTTCGCCGCGGCGGCGGACGGCACGGGCTTCTCCGAGGGCGTCGGTCTGGTGCTGCTGGAGCGGCTGTCCGACGCACGGCGCAACGGGCATCGTGTGCTGGCTGTGATCCGGGGTTCGGCGGTCAACCAGGACGGCGCGAGCAACGGTCTCACGGCGCCGAACGGGCCCTCGCAGCAACGGGTGATCCGGCAGGCGCTGGCCAACGCGGGGCTGGCGCCGTCCGAGGTGGACGCGGTGGAGGCACACGGTACGGGCACGACGCTGGGTGACCCGATCGAGGCGCAGGCGCTGCTGGCCACGTACGGCCAGGACCGGCCGGAGGGACGTCCACTGTGGCTGGGCTCCGTCAAGTCCAACATCGGGCACACCCAGGCCGCCGCGGGAGTGGCGAGCATCATCAAGATCGTGGAGGCGCTGCGGCACGGGGTGCTCCCCGCCTCGCTGCACATCGACGAGCCGACACCGCATGTGGACTGGGGCGCGGGCGCGGTGCGGCTGCTGACCGAACCGGTCGAGTGGGCGGCGAACGGACGGCCGTGTCGTGCGGGTGTGTCGTCGTTCGGTATCTCCGGTACGAACGCTCATCTGATCCTTGAGCAGGCCCCCGAACCGGCCGAGGCCGCCCCCGCACCGGACACCTCGCCGGGCAGTGTTGCCGCAGATGGTGTGGTGCCGTGGGTGGTGTCCGGACGAGGCCGTGAGGCCTTGCGCGGCCAGGCCACGGCACTGACCGAACGAGTGACCGCCGACCCCCAGCTCACACCGGCGGACGTCGGCTGGTCCCTGATCAGCACCCGGTCCGTCTTCGACCACCGCGCCGTCATCATCGGCCAACACCGCCACGAACTCCTCGCCGGACTCAACGCCCTGGCCACCGGCAACACCCACCCCGCCCTCATCGAACCCGACACCACCACAACCACGGGCAGCATGGGACCGGTCCTGGTCTTCCCCGGCCAGGGCTCACAGTGGCTCGGCATGGGCGCCGGACTCCTGGACACCTCACCCCCCTTCGCCACCCGCATCACCGAATGCGAACAAGCCCTCACCCCCCACATCGACTGGTCCCTCACCGACGTCCTACGCGGCGGTATCAACGCCGCCGACCTCGCCCGCGTCGACGTCGTCCAACCCGTCCTCTGGGCCGTCATGGTCTCCCTCGCCGCCGTATGGGACCACCACGGCGTCATCCCCGCCGCCGTCGTCGGCCACAGCCAAGGCGAAATCGCCGCCGCCTGCGTCGCCGGAGCACTCTCCCTCGACGAAGGCGCCCGCATCGTCGCCCTCCGCGCCCACGCCCTCCGCCGCCTCACCGGCCACGGCGCCATGGCCTCCCTCACCATCAACCACCACCACGCCCGAGAATTCCTCACCGACCTCGGCAAACCAGCCCACCAAGTAGGCATCGCCGCCGTCAACGGCCCCGGATCCGTTGTCGTATCCGGACCACCGGAGCAGGTCGCCCACACCGTGTCCGCATGCGAAGAGACAGGCCGCCGGGCCCGGCTCATCGACGTCGACTACGCCTCCCACAGCGCCCAAGTGGACGTAATCGCCGAGGAGTTGCATGAGCTTCTGGCCGGGGTCAAGCCGGTGCCCGGCCACGTGGCGTTCTACTCGACCGTCACCGGCACCCGCATGGACACCAGCGGCCTCGACACCGACTACTGGGTCACCAACCTCCGCGAACAAGTACGGTTCGCCGACGCCGTACAAGCACTCCTCGACGACGGCCACCGCGTATTCATCGAAGCCAGCACCCACCCCGTCCTCACCATCGGCATGCAAGAGACCTTCGAGGAAGCCGGTGTGCCCGCAGCCGCGGTGCCGACTCTGCGACGAGACCACGGCGACCAAGCACAGTTGATGCGATCGGTGGCCCAGGCCTTCACCGCCGGAGTCACAGTCGACTGGACCCGCTGGTTCCCCGCCGACCCCACACCCCGCGCCATCGACCTGCCCACCTACGCCTTCCAGCGTGAGCGGTACTGGCTGGACGGAGCGGGCGGGCCGGGTGGCGATCCGGCCGATCTGGGGCTGACGTCCGCAGGTCATCCGCTGCTCGGCGCCGCCGTGGAACTCGCCGACGGCACCACCCATGTGCTCACCGGCCGCCTCTCCGCGCGGTCCCACCCGTGGCTCGCCGAGCATGTGGTGGCGGGTGCGGTGCTGGCGCCGGGCGCGGTGCTGGTGGAGTGGGCGCTGCGGGCGGCCGACGAGGTCGGCTGCGGCGGGGTGGAGGAGCTCGCGCTGCAGGTTCCGCTGGCGCTGCCCGAGTCCGGTGGGCTGCGGGTGCAGGTGGTGGTGGGTGCCGCGGCGGAGGACGGGCGGCGTGAGGTGCGGATGTACTCCCGCCCCGACCGGCTCGGCGGCCCCGACCGTCCTGGCGGCCCCGGCCTGGCCCTCGATTCCGGCCCGGACGCGGGGTGGGTGTGTCATGCGGTGGGCGTGCTCGCACCCGCTGCCGAGGACCCCGCACCGGTGGAGGGCCTGGGCGGGGTGTGGCCGCCACCGGGCGCCGAGCCGCTGGACGTCGGCGCCTTCTACGAGCAGGTGATGGCGGCGGGTTACGGATACGGCCCGGCGTACCAGGGGCTGACGGCCGCGTGGCGTCATGGCCGGGATGTCCTCGCCGAGGTGGCGCTGCCCGATGCCGCGGGTGGCCGGGACGGTTTCGGCATCCATCCGGCGCTGCTGGACGCGGCGCTGCATCCGTCCCTGCTGATGGACCGGCCCGAGGGTCAGGAGGACGACGGCCAGGTGTGGTTGCCGTTCGCCTGGAACGGCGTGTCCCTGTGGGCCACTGGGGCGGCCACCGTACGAGTGCGGCTGTCGCGGGACGAGGAGCGGCAGTCGCTGCGGCTGACAGTGGCGGACACGGTGGGCGCTCCGGTGCTGACGGTCGATTCGCTGGTGACCCGTCCGGCCGCGACGGACCGGCTGCGCACGGCCGCGGCCGCCCGTGCCGTGGACGGGCTGTACACCCTGGACTGGACGCCACTGCCCGTTCCGGCCACCACACCGTCCCCGACGTCGGTGGTCGGAGAGGACGGCTGGGTGGTGCTGGGCGAGGACCGGCTGGGGCTGGTGGAGCCGGTCGCGGCCGGAGTGGGCCCCGATGCCACGGTGTGCCATCCGGACCTGGAGGCGCTGATCGCGGCTGTGGACGCGGGCGAGCCCGCCCCTGCCGTCGTACTGGCCCATCCGTACGTCGCTGAGGGTGGCCAGGGGGACGGGCTGGGGGCGACCGAGGAGCTGCTGGGGCTGGTGCAGTCCTGGCTGAGGCGGCCGGCCCTGGCCGATGCGCGGCTGGTGGTCGTCACACGGGGTGCGATGGCGGCGGGCGGTCCGGGCGATCACATCGACAACACCGGTGACACCGCGCTGGATCCGTCCGGTGCCGGGGCGTGGGGGCTGATCCGCAGCGCCCAGTCGGAGAACCCGGGCCGGTTCGTACTGCTCGACCTCGATGAGGGTCGCGAGGGCCTCGTGGCGGCCGTGGTGCGCGCGATCGAGTCGCATGAGCCCCAGGTGGCGCTGCGGGACGGACGGGTGCTGGTGCCCCGTATGGTCCGCGCGACGGCAGCGCCGGCAGCGACGGCCATGCCGGCAACGACGGCCACGCCGGGCCCGGCCGTCGACGGCCGGGACGAGCAGGAGAAGACCCCCGGACTCGACGCCCATGGCACCGTGCTGATCACGGGTGGCACCGGCACCCTGGGCGCTCTGGTCGCCGAGCACCTGGTGCGCAACTGGGGAGTCGGGCATCTGCTGCTGGTGAGCCGGAGCGGTCCGGAGGCCGCCGGTGCCGATGAACTCACCGACAGACTGGCGGAGTTGGGTGCTCAGGTGCGGATCGCCGCAGTCGATGCCACCGACCCGGACGCGGTGGCCGCTCTGGTGGCCGGGGTCGATGCCGCGCATCCGCTGACCGGTGTCGTCCATGCGGCCGGGGTGCTGGACGACGCCGTCCTCACCACCCAGACTCCGGAGCGGCTGGCTCGGGTGTGGCGTCCGAAGGCCACGGCCGCGGCCCATCTGCACGCCGCGACCGCGGAGCTGCCGCTGTCCCTGTTTGTGATGTTCTCCTCCACGGCGGGCACGCTGGGCGCCTCCGGGCAGTCCAACTACGCCGCGGCGAACGCCTACTGCGACGCCCTGGCCGCCCGGCGCCGTGCCCTCGGCCTGCCGGGTCTCTCGGTGGCGTGGGGCCTGTGGGCGGAGGCCAGTGGGATGACCGGGCATCTGGGGGAGGCGGACCGGGCCAGGATGGCCCAGTCGGGCATCGGGGCGATGTCCAGTGAGCGGGCGCTGGGGCTGCTGGACGCGGCCGTGCGCCACGGGCACCACCATCTGATCGCCATCGATCTGGACGTACGGGCCCTGGCGGGACAGCCTGCGCTCACCCTGCCCGCTCCGCTGCGGGCGCTCACCGGTGGCGGTACGGCCCGGCGCACCGCGGCCACCGCCCGGCCGCACACCGACTGGGCCGGTCATCTGGCCGCGCTGCCACTGGAGGAGCAGCGCCGCACACTGCTCTCTCTGGTCCTCACCCATGCCGCGGCGGCGCTGGGCCACTCCGACCCCGGTCGGATCCAGACCGAGCGCGGCTTCCTGGAGCTCGGCTTCGACTCGCTGACCGCGATCGAACTGCGGAACCGGCTGACCGCCGTGACCGGGCTGCGGCTGGCCACCACCCTGATTTTCGACCATCCGAATCCGGCCGCGCTCGCCGCGCATCTGCATATGGAACTGGCGCCCGAGGACGTGGATCCGCTCGCCCCGATGCTGGGCGAAATCGACAGGATGGAAAGCGCGCTGCTTTCCGTGGCCCAGGACGAGGCGGCGCGGGAAGCGCTGCTCAAGCGCCTGCAGAGCACGCTGTCGAAATTGGGCGCGCTGCACGGCGGCGGAACGGAGGAAGGGCCCGCGGCCGGCCGTATTCAGGACGCCACGGCCGACGAGATCTTCCAGTTCATCGACCAGGACCTTGGCCGAAGCGACAGCAACGGAGAGCATGCACACGGGGGCACACGGTGA